In Liolophura sinensis isolate JHLJ2023 chromosome 2, CUHK_Ljap_v2, whole genome shotgun sequence, a genomic segment contains:
- the LOC135462812 gene encoding collagen alpha-1(XII) chain-like isoform X1 translates to MERGTVTMLSAVVLALVVREVSALALNPYITLPANYVLGFTDILDEIDCRVSVWSAWGPFNSKGYRIRTRTILRHPQNFGAACPSLTETEWVVDPWFNRSIPQTAAQMERSLISGTHTLEYIFFTKRQASTIKPRDFLFILDMSCTINSADYAKEKDNIAKLIGVICGTIGPGNDNNRAAVITFSTDPVINFDFNDHLNLADLQAAVRNLPKVSTRTCTGKALDLGQTMFDTSKGARSDFISEKEVILLTNGKSNCGPNAVNAALALRNSRTPPLPLFVFAIGNHNAADRQEIQAMASAPTSYHLFHFTSFIEFEQVVEFIISTPYDCAPIDFGGYPKHVIMHKDALLTQVLNRK, encoded by the exons ATGGAGCGTGGTACCGTCACCATGTTGTCAGCTGTGGTACTTGCTCTCGTAGTCCGAGAAGTCAGTGCTCTTGCCCTAAATCCCTATATCACTCTTCCTGCCAACTATGTTTTGGGTTTCACGGATATATTGGACGAGATCGACTGCAGGGTGTCTGTCTGGTCCGCATGGGGTCCATTCAACAGTAAAGGTTACCGGATCCGCACACGGACTATTCTAAGGCACCCACAAAATTTCGGAGCTGCCTGCCCATCACTCACTGAAACTGAATGGG TTGTAGATCCATGGTTTAACAGAAGCATTCCACAAACGGCAGCTCAAATGGAAAGGAGCCTGATATCCGGAACTCACACCCTGGAGTATATTTTCTTTACTAAACGGCAGGCGAGCACCATTAAACCACGTGATTTCCTGTTTATTTTGGACATGAGTTGCACCATTAACAGTGCGGACTACGCCAAGGAGAAAGACAACATCGCCAAGCTCATCGGTGTGATCTGTGGAACGATTGGCCCCGGAAACGACAACAACCGAGCAGCTGTGATCACCTTTTCTACCGACCCCGTGATAAACTTTGACTTCAATGACCACCTTAACTTGGCTGATCTCCAGGCCGCCGTGAGAAATTTACCGAAAGTTTCCACAAGGACTTGCACAGGAAAGGCGCTCGACCTGGGGCAGACGATGTTCGACACCAGCAAAG GGGCACGTTCAGACTTCATATCCGAGAAAGAGGTGATTTTACTCACTAACGGAAAAAGTAACTGTGGCCCGAACGCCGTCAACGCCGCTCTGGCTCTGAGGAACAGTAGAACACCGCCTCTCCCGCTATTTGTGTTCGCCATAGGCAACCACAATGCCGCTGATCGGCAGGAGATACAAGCCATGGCGTCTGCTCCGACGTCTTACCATCTTTTTCACTTCACAAGCTTTATAGAGTTTGAGCAGGTTGTAGAGTTCATAATATCCACCCCATACGACTGCGCACCGATCGATTTTGGTGGTTACCCCAAACATGTCATTATGCATAAGGATGCGCTCCTAACACAGGTGCTGAACAGAAAATAG
- the LOC135462812 gene encoding collagen alpha-1(XII) chain-like isoform X2: MERGTVTMLSAVVLALVVREVSALALNPYITLPANYVLGFTDILDEIDCRVSVWSAWGPFNSKGYRIRTRTILRHPQNFGAACPSLTETEWDPWFNRSIPQTAAQMERSLISGTHTLEYIFFTKRQASTIKPRDFLFILDMSCTINSADYAKEKDNIAKLIGVICGTIGPGNDNNRAAVITFSTDPVINFDFNDHLNLADLQAAVRNLPKVSTRTCTGKALDLGQTMFDTSKGARSDFISEKEVILLTNGKSNCGPNAVNAALALRNSRTPPLPLFVFAIGNHNAADRQEIQAMASAPTSYHLFHFTSFIEFEQVVEFIISTPYDCAPIDFGGYPKHVIMHKDALLTQVLNRK, from the exons ATGGAGCGTGGTACCGTCACCATGTTGTCAGCTGTGGTACTTGCTCTCGTAGTCCGAGAAGTCAGTGCTCTTGCCCTAAATCCCTATATCACTCTTCCTGCCAACTATGTTTTGGGTTTCACGGATATATTGGACGAGATCGACTGCAGGGTGTCTGTCTGGTCCGCATGGGGTCCATTCAACAGTAAAGGTTACCGGATCCGCACACGGACTATTCTAAGGCACCCACAAAATTTCGGAGCTGCCTGCCCATCACTCACTGAAACTGAATGGG ATCCATGGTTTAACAGAAGCATTCCACAAACGGCAGCTCAAATGGAAAGGAGCCTGATATCCGGAACTCACACCCTGGAGTATATTTTCTTTACTAAACGGCAGGCGAGCACCATTAAACCACGTGATTTCCTGTTTATTTTGGACATGAGTTGCACCATTAACAGTGCGGACTACGCCAAGGAGAAAGACAACATCGCCAAGCTCATCGGTGTGATCTGTGGAACGATTGGCCCCGGAAACGACAACAACCGAGCAGCTGTGATCACCTTTTCTACCGACCCCGTGATAAACTTTGACTTCAATGACCACCTTAACTTGGCTGATCTCCAGGCCGCCGTGAGAAATTTACCGAAAGTTTCCACAAGGACTTGCACAGGAAAGGCGCTCGACCTGGGGCAGACGATGTTCGACACCAGCAAAG GGGCACGTTCAGACTTCATATCCGAGAAAGAGGTGATTTTACTCACTAACGGAAAAAGTAACTGTGGCCCGAACGCCGTCAACGCCGCTCTGGCTCTGAGGAACAGTAGAACACCGCCTCTCCCGCTATTTGTGTTCGCCATAGGCAACCACAATGCCGCTGATCGGCAGGAGATACAAGCCATGGCGTCTGCTCCGACGTCTTACCATCTTTTTCACTTCACAAGCTTTATAGAGTTTGAGCAGGTTGTAGAGTTCATAATATCCACCCCATACGACTGCGCACCGATCGATTTTGGTGGTTACCCCAAACATGTCATTATGCATAAGGATGCGCTCCTAACACAGGTGCTGAACAGAAAATAG